A region from the Terriglobia bacterium genome encodes:
- a CDS encoding HD domain-containing protein — protein sequence MNRLEDQLAFILELDKLKTVFRQTLLIDMSRRENSAEHSWHLATMAVLLEEYAAEPVNLLKTIKMLLVHDIVEIDAGDTFAYDTAGYADKDDREQKAAERIFGLLPEEQGREFRNLWEEFEARQTPESKYANALDRLQPLLHNAQTQGGTWRIHKVTKDKVIKRMEPVRIGMPNIYSTVEKVIADACAAGWIKS from the coding sequence ATGAATCGGCTCGAAGATCAACTCGCCTTCATCCTCGAACTCGACAAGCTCAAAACCGTCTTCCGCCAGACGCTCCTAATCGACATGTCCCGCCGCGAGAACTCCGCCGAGCACTCCTGGCACTTGGCCACAATGGCGGTCCTGCTCGAGGAATACGCTGCGGAACCAGTGAACCTGCTGAAGACAATCAAGATGCTGCTCGTCCACGACATCGTCGAGATCGATGCTGGCGACACCTTCGCCTACGACACTGCCGGGTACGCCGACAAGGACGACCGCGAGCAAAAGGCCGCAGAGAGGATCTTCGGTCTCCTCCCGGAAGAACAAGGCCGCGAGTTCCGCAACCTCTGGGAAGAATTTGAGGCACGCCAAACGCCGGAATCGAAGTACGCGAATGCCCTTGACCGCCTTCAGCCTCTGCTTCACAACGCCCAGACCCAGGGCGGAACCTGGCGCATCCACAAGGTGACCAAGGACAAGGTGATTAAGCGCATGGAGCCAGTCAGAATCGGAATGCCGAACATCTA